A genomic region of Marinobacter sp. NP-4(2019) contains the following coding sequences:
- the flgG gene encoding flagellar basal-body rod protein FlgG, which produces MHPALWVSKTGLSAMDTKMSTISNNLANVNTTGFKRDRAVFQDLLYQVNRQPGGMSTENSELPSGLQLGTGVRVVGTTKQFSQGNLEVTEQPLDMAVNGRGFLQVLLPDGQVAYTRDGQFQLNSDGDIVNPDGYTLEPNINVPENATNITIGKDGTVTAVVDDQAAPVNLGEITLVDFINPQGLQAIGNNLYKETNASGDPAEGEPGIGGLGTIEQGAIEASNVEVVEELVSMITTQRAYEMNSKVVSATDQMLQFITNNIG; this is translated from the coding sequence ATGCATCCAGCACTTTGGGTCAGTAAAACCGGCTTAAGCGCGATGGACACCAAGATGTCCACGATTTCCAACAACCTGGCGAACGTCAACACCACCGGCTTCAAGCGGGACCGTGCGGTGTTCCAGGATCTGCTGTATCAGGTGAATCGACAGCCTGGCGGCATGAGTACCGAGAATTCCGAGCTGCCATCCGGTCTTCAACTCGGCACTGGTGTGCGTGTTGTCGGCACCACCAAGCAGTTTTCCCAGGGCAACCTGGAGGTTACCGAGCAGCCGTTGGATATGGCGGTTAACGGCCGTGGTTTCCTGCAGGTTCTGTTACCGGACGGGCAGGTTGCCTACACCCGTGATGGCCAGTTCCAGCTCAACTCCGACGGTGACATCGTGAATCCGGACGGATATACGCTGGAGCCGAACATCAACGTTCCCGAAAACGCCACCAATATCACCATTGGCAAGGACGGTACCGTCACCGCCGTGGTGGATGACCAGGCCGCGCCGGTGAATCTGGGGGAAATCACACTGGTTGACTTTATTAACCCTCAGGGGCTCCAGGCGATTGGAAACAACCTGTACAAGGAAACCAATGCCAGTGGTGACCCGGCTGAAGGCGAGCCGGGTATTGGCGGGCTCGGGACCATTGAACAGGGGGCTATTGAAGCTTCCAACGTTGAAGTGGTGGAAGAGCTGGTGAGCATGATTACCACGCAGCGTGCCTACGAAATGAATTCCAAGGTCGTGTCTGCCACCGATCAGATGCTGCAGTTTATTACGAACAACATCGGCTGA
- the flgH gene encoding flagellar basal body L-ring protein FlgH, producing MKRIAITGSKAPAGTLALVGMLIVLQGCTAMSRPRAVPDDPAYAPVRAEAMMQRDPESGAIFQSSRNHNLYGDTVALNVGDVLTVNLEESTRASKNAETSITKDQEMSLPEPSILGLTNLNVATDINQERDFEGQAEADQSNSLAGSITVTVTEVLPNGVLHIRGEKWLSLTNGDEYIRLTGLVRPQDIAPDNTVASNRIANARFAYGGTGDFDQANQMGWLARFFNSEWWPL from the coding sequence ATGAAGCGCATCGCGATAACAGGTAGCAAAGCCCCGGCCGGCACTCTGGCGCTGGTCGGTATGCTGATCGTGCTGCAGGGATGCACGGCCATGAGTCGTCCGAGGGCGGTTCCGGACGATCCGGCCTACGCACCGGTTCGCGCCGAGGCGATGATGCAGCGTGACCCGGAATCCGGGGCCATCTTCCAGAGCAGCCGTAATCACAATCTCTACGGGGATACCGTGGCGCTCAATGTGGGTGATGTCCTGACGGTGAATCTCGAGGAGTCCACGCGGGCCAGCAAGAATGCGGAAACCAGCATTACCAAGGACCAGGAAATGTCCCTGCCGGAACCTTCAATCCTGGGGCTGACCAACCTGAATGTGGCGACGGATATCAACCAGGAGCGTGACTTTGAGGGCCAGGCGGAGGCGGATCAGAGCAACAGCCTGGCGGGCAGTATCACGGTTACGGTCACGGAAGTGTTGCCCAACGGTGTATTGCACATTCGCGGGGAGAAATGGCTGTCCCTGACCAACGGCGATGAATACATCCGCCTGACCGGTCTTGTTCGTCCCCAGGATATTGCGCCGGACAACACCGTTGCCTCCAACCGTATCGCCAATGCCCGTTTTGCCTATGGCGGTACTGGTGACTTCGATCAGGCGAACCAGATGGGCTGGCTGGCCCGTTTCTTTAACAGTGAGTGGTGGCCGTTATGA